A single Henriciella sp. AS95 DNA region contains:
- the cyoE gene encoding heme o synthase: MAHTETAEMIDPVARRHATAADYVQLMKPRIMMLVVFTAVAGLVAAQSVTGVSMNPVMAAIATLAVALGSGAAGAINMWYDADIDAIMTRTSTRPIPSGAVPRDEALAMGLIMSGVSVLMMWLASNALAALLLAGSIAYYGWFYTMLLKRRTPQNIVIGGGAGAFPPVIGWAAVSGSTPLDAWILFAIIFMWTPPHFWALSLLAHKEYAKANVPMLPVAHGAKATRNQILAYSIVLAPLGLAPVITGLAGMLYGITALVLGAVFLVLAFNVWRSQAGDAGAPGSDLKKAKGLFAFSILYLFILFAMIIIERGFGAYMPVTIA; encoded by the coding sequence ATGGCACATACAGAAACAGCAGAAATGATTGACCCAGTCGCTCGCCGTCATGCCACGGCTGCTGACTATGTGCAGCTGATGAAGCCGCGCATCATGATGCTGGTCGTGTTTACCGCTGTTGCTGGCCTCGTCGCCGCGCAAAGCGTCACCGGAGTTTCCATGAACCCGGTCATGGCTGCCATTGCGACCTTGGCGGTTGCTCTCGGGTCTGGCGCGGCCGGAGCGATCAACATGTGGTATGACGCGGATATCGACGCGATCATGACGCGCACGTCCACCCGTCCGATTCCGTCCGGGGCGGTTCCACGCGACGAGGCGCTGGCCATGGGGCTCATCATGTCCGGTGTTTCGGTCCTCATGATGTGGCTTGCTTCAAATGCGCTCGCGGCGCTGCTGCTGGCAGGCTCGATTGCGTATTATGGCTGGTTTTACACCATGCTTCTGAAACGCCGCACGCCGCAGAATATTGTCATTGGCGGTGGGGCAGGGGCGTTTCCGCCTGTGATCGGCTGGGCAGCTGTTAGCGGTAGCACGCCGCTCGATGCCTGGATCCTTTTCGCCATCATCTTCATGTGGACGCCACCGCACTTCTGGGCGCTCTCGCTTCTGGCGCACAAAGAGTACGCGAAAGCGAATGTTCCAATGCTTCCCGTCGCACATGGGGCCAAAGCTACACGCAATCAGATTCTTGCTTATTCGATCGTGTTGGCGCCGCTTGGTCTGGCACCGGTCATCACGGGGCTCGCTGGCATGCTTTATGGCATCACGGCTCTTGTTCTCGGGGCGGTCTTTCTGGTTCTTGCGTTCAATGTCTGGCGCAGTCAGGCGGGTGACGCCGGGGCACCGGGCTCAGATTTGAAAAAGGCGAAAGGCCTCTTCGCGTTCTCCATTCTCTATCTCTTCATTCTCTTCGCCATGATCATCATTGAGCGTGGATTTGGCGCATATATGCCGGTGACGATAGCGTGA
- a CDS encoding cytochrome c oxidase assembly protein, which yields MNNRMIALGLSVLVLAMLGLAFASKPLYDTFCRVTGFGGTTQIAEEAPEAIVNREIKVRFDANVMNAPVMFRPLQTSMPINLGEHGLAFYEVTNTSDHDVSLMASYNVTPHKAGLYFNKLECFCFEERIVKAGETKKLPVVFFVGPELDDERNMKDVRTITLSYTFYETDSFEGAANSAALN from the coding sequence ATGAACAATCGCATGATTGCTTTGGGGCTAAGTGTGCTCGTGCTGGCGATGCTCGGTCTCGCCTTCGCATCAAAGCCGCTCTACGATACATTTTGCCGTGTGACCGGCTTTGGTGGCACGACACAAATTGCGGAAGAAGCCCCTGAAGCCATCGTCAATCGTGAGATCAAAGTACGGTTTGACGCCAATGTAATGAACGCGCCGGTGATGTTTCGTCCGCTGCAGACGTCGATGCCGATCAATCTCGGCGAACATGGCCTCGCCTTCTATGAAGTCACAAATACGTCCGATCACGATGTGAGCCTGATGGCGTCCTACAATGTTACGCCGCACAAGGCCGGTCTCTACTTCAACAAATTGGAGTGTTTCTGTTTCGAGGAGCGGATCGTCAAAGCGGGTGAGACGAAAAAGCTTCCGGTCGTTTTCTTTGTCGGACCGGAACTGGATGACGAGCGCAACATGAAGGATGTGCGCACCATCACGCTCTCTTACACTTTTTATGAAACTGACAGCTTTGAAGGTGCGGCGAATTCAGCCGCGCTCAATTGA
- a CDS encoding cytochrome c oxidase subunit 3 has protein sequence MAHDEVKHDYHLVNPSPWPLLGSMSLVVLALGAVTFMKGLFGMPQGTWWLMALGFACVAYVMFGWWREVIKESRGGDHTPVVQIGLKYGMILFIASEIMFFVAWFWSFFEFAIFHSARVGASFDATNPLYADALQAVGGQWPPAGVEVFDPFHLPLMNTLVLLLSGTTVTAAHHALQHNNRKSAIFMLAITIVLGISFTGLQVLEYTHAGFSFDGTIYGSAFFMATGFHGAHVVIGTIFLTVCLIRLMTGGMTAKKHLGFEFAAWYWHFVDVVWLFLFAFVYVIPYLVLGH, from the coding sequence ATGGCTCATGATGAAGTGAAACACGATTATCACCTTGTGAATCCGTCGCCGTGGCCTCTGCTCGGCTCGATGTCCTTGGTTGTGCTGGCATTAGGCGCGGTGACCTTCATGAAAGGCCTCTTTGGAATGCCGCAAGGCACCTGGTGGCTTATGGCGCTCGGATTTGCTTGTGTGGCCTACGTGATGTTCGGCTGGTGGCGCGAAGTCATCAAGGAAAGCCGGGGTGGTGACCACACGCCGGTCGTCCAGATTGGCCTGAAATACGGGATGATCCTGTTCATTGCTTCGGAGATCATGTTCTTCGTGGCGTGGTTCTGGAGCTTCTTTGAGTTCGCCATCTTCCATAGTGCTCGCGTTGGCGCGTCGTTTGATGCAACCAATCCGCTATACGCTGATGCCTTGCAGGCCGTCGGTGGGCAATGGCCTCCGGCAGGCGTTGAAGTTTTCGACCCGTTCCATCTGCCACTGATGAACACGCTCGTCCTTTTGCTGTCTGGTACGACCGTCACGGCAGCGCACCACGCGCTTCAGCACAATAACCGCAAGTCTGCGATTTTCATGCTGGCCATCACGATCGTCCTTGGCATCAGTTTCACTGGACTGCAGGTTCTCGAGTACACGCATGCCGGCTTCTCGTTTGACGGCACCATTTATGGTTCAGCCTTCTTCATGGCGACCGGTTTTCACGGCGCGCACGTCGTCATCGGAACGATCTTCCTGACTGTATGTCTCATTCGTCTCATGACGGGTGGCATGACGGCCAAGAAGCACCTCGGCTTTGAATTCGCGGCCTGGTATTGGCACTTTGTTGACGTGGTGTGGCTGTTCCTGTTCGCCTTCGTCTACGTCATCCCTTACCTGGTGCTCGGACACTGA
- a CDS encoding DUF983 domain-containing protein, with translation MSRSVSPISAGLGCRCPACGEGPVFKSYLGLAPKCTACGADFSKADAGDGPAFFVMFLLGILIMPPVLLVQALFSPPFWVHFLLWTPVIIVLAVLLLRPFKSLMFALQWKNHAEEAQWVDKTETDDQSQP, from the coding sequence GTGAGCCGGTCTGTCTCTCCCATCTCAGCGGGGCTCGGTTGCCGATGCCCCGCATGCGGAGAAGGACCGGTCTTCAAATCCTATCTCGGTCTCGCGCCGAAATGTACTGCGTGCGGGGCCGACTTTTCCAAAGCCGATGCCGGCGACGGTCCGGCCTTCTTTGTCATGTTCCTGCTTGGCATCCTTATCATGCCGCCCGTCTTGCTTGTGCAGGCCCTTTTCTCTCCGCCTTTCTGGGTCCACTTCCTGTTGTGGACGCCTGTGATTATCGTTCTGGCGGTACTGCTGCTGAGACCGTTCAAGTCTCTCATGTTTGCTTTGCAGTGGAAGAACCACGCAGAAGAAGCGCAGTGGGTCGATAAAACTGAGACTGACGATCAGTCCCAGCCATGA
- a CDS encoding SURF1 family cytochrome oxidase biogenesis protein: MPLLTVLTLVSLAILVWLGNWQYGRYADKKANPPEQVSAEFNEITVQIDRSNPGRVQQLNGIVGGEAVWRRYAPARIEGEDGLVLALVDATSGVHPVPMAVADVEDFTRRSNVFIRPAKTGGIARSNQPENDIWYGFDGTAMLRQLGYQQENVKVVEPDQITIRLAEDSSRARKAENPYATLQVRDALPPERHFGYALTWWGMAMALIGVYLAFHHAQGRLRFRG, translated from the coding sequence ATGCCTCTTCTGACCGTGCTGACTTTGGTGAGCCTGGCCATCCTGGTCTGGCTCGGCAACTGGCAATATGGGCGCTACGCAGACAAGAAAGCCAATCCGCCAGAGCAGGTTTCGGCCGAGTTTAACGAGATTACGGTTCAGATAGACCGCTCCAATCCTGGTCGGGTGCAGCAATTGAACGGCATCGTTGGCGGCGAAGCGGTCTGGCGCCGCTATGCGCCGGCAAGGATTGAGGGAGAGGATGGCCTTGTCCTCGCCCTGGTCGATGCGACGTCGGGCGTACACCCGGTGCCGATGGCCGTCGCCGATGTGGAGGATTTCACACGGCGATCAAATGTTTTCATTCGGCCGGCAAAGACGGGTGGCATCGCCAGGTCCAACCAGCCTGAAAACGATATCTGGTACGGGTTCGATGGTACCGCCATGCTTCGGCAGCTGGGCTATCAGCAGGAGAACGTGAAAGTCGTGGAGCCAGACCAGATTACGATCCGGTTGGCCGAAGATTCGTCGCGCGCTCGCAAGGCCGAGAACCCTTATGCGACGCTTCAGGTGAGAGACGCTCTGCCGCCAGAACGCCACTTTGGCTACGCCCTGACCTGGTGGGGGATGGCAATGGCGCTTATTGGCGTGTATCTCGCCTTCCATCACGCTCAAGGCCGCTTACGTTTTCGAGGATAA
- the thrC gene encoding threonine synthase produces MKFISTRGEAAAVGFVDACLAGLAPDGGLYVPEEWPRIDPAGPDESYVDVAARIISAFADGELSDDVVRGICQRAYASFAHQSVAPLVQTGPNAFMMELHHGPTLAFKDVAMQLIAQLFDHVLAERGERMSVTCATSGDTGGAAAAAFAGAGHVDLFILHPFERISPVQRLFMTTTGSSNVHNLALTEDFDACQAIVKSLFADRDYVRRTSLSGVNSINWARIAAQSVYYATAQAALGAGRPLRFVVPSGNMGDALAGYVAARCGLLAGFEGVCAVNENDTLNVLFEQGRMRREQAVATPSPAMDISVPSNFERIAFEVSGRDAGLVRQIYDQFAQSGDVELPDQIKGPLSCSGLSSKSVSNATTMTEMATVLAETGWLICPHTAVGTSVAREMPQSNAVTVVLSTAHAAKFPETVLEATGRDAPLPERVKALAGRAEVFEQMAADAGAVRDYILSHQRT; encoded by the coding sequence ATGAAATTCATTTCGACACGAGGCGAGGCCGCTGCCGTTGGCTTTGTGGATGCCTGCCTTGCCGGACTTGCGCCCGATGGTGGCCTGTACGTCCCCGAGGAGTGGCCGCGCATAGACCCCGCGGGTCCTGATGAATCCTATGTTGATGTTGCCGCACGCATCATATCGGCCTTTGCCGATGGCGAACTCTCCGACGATGTCGTGCGTGGAATCTGCCAGCGTGCCTATGCGAGTTTCGCCCATCAGTCGGTCGCGCCGCTCGTCCAGACGGGTCCGAATGCTTTCATGATGGAGCTGCACCACGGGCCGACCCTGGCGTTCAAGGACGTCGCCATGCAGCTCATTGCTCAACTGTTTGACCACGTGCTGGCCGAGCGCGGCGAGCGTATGAGCGTCACATGCGCCACGTCAGGTGATACTGGCGGCGCAGCAGCAGCTGCTTTTGCGGGGGCCGGCCATGTCGACCTCTTCATTCTGCACCCTTTCGAACGTATCTCGCCTGTGCAGCGGCTGTTCATGACAACGACCGGGTCGTCCAATGTCCATAATCTGGCACTGACGGAAGATTTCGACGCCTGCCAGGCGATCGTGAAATCATTGTTCGCAGACCGGGACTATGTTCGCCGAACAAGTCTCTCTGGCGTCAACTCCATCAACTGGGCGAGGATTGCGGCCCAGTCGGTTTATTACGCGACCGCGCAGGCCGCACTTGGCGCCGGCCGTCCTCTTCGGTTTGTCGTGCCCAGTGGCAATATGGGGGATGCGCTGGCTGGCTATGTCGCCGCCCGATGCGGCTTGCTGGCGGGATTTGAAGGCGTCTGCGCCGTCAATGAAAACGACACGCTGAATGTCCTGTTCGAGCAGGGCAGGATGCGCCGCGAGCAGGCAGTGGCGACACCGAGCCCGGCCATGGACATTTCCGTTCCCAGCAACTTCGAGCGGATCGCTTTTGAGGTATCGGGCCGTGACGCCGGGCTTGTCCGCCAGATCTACGACCAGTTCGCTCAAAGCGGCGATGTCGAACTGCCTGACCAGATCAAAGGACCTTTGAGCTGTAGCGGACTTTCGTCGAAGTCCGTATCGAACGCGACAACGATGACTGAAATGGCAACCGTTCTGGCGGAAACGGGATGGCTAATTTGCCCCCACACGGCCGTCGGAACCTCGGTCGCACGTGAGATGCCCCAGTCGAATGCCGTCACAGTGGTGCTTTCGACGGCGCATGCTGCCAAGTTTCCGGAGACGGTTCTGGAAGCGACCGGTCGAGATGCGCCTTTGCCAGAGCGCGTGAAAGCCCTGGCTGGCCGGGCGGAAGTGTTCGAACAAATGGCGGCCGACGCTGGCGCCGTTCGCGACTATATTCTTTCGCACCAGAGAACATGA
- a CDS encoding EAL domain-containing protein yields the protein MGNYSDTNVGHWKWDAGDRRLEIQPLPQSPLDDLGGIWSLDAIGVLLDGLSRSRLERALDPSRKQEPRFACVLGLSNGGAIRLTGEFGKDGSVVGDLIQEIEPGVSVAGTPGPGLKAVFQPIISLSTGNIAGFEALARWDGEAPQLHTGHTGIGDAALAPNMLIRASEALSMWRKDGFGDDLFVNVNLTGRDLARDDLAGLVDALVTGHGFSAGQLRIEITEQAALRDAAEAVRVADALKKAGAGVILDDFGSGHSSFSWLAALPADGLKIDPELTRQIGNPKVDTILETVTLLASKLGMSATAEGIEDLGQISVLKHLGFDFAQGFAFSKPLSSDDALSLLAS from the coding sequence ATGGGCAACTATTCGGACACGAACGTCGGGCACTGGAAGTGGGATGCTGGTGACCGGCGGCTGGAAATCCAGCCATTGCCGCAATCTCCATTAGATGATCTCGGCGGCATCTGGTCGCTCGATGCGATTGGTGTGCTACTGGATGGGCTGAGCCGCAGTCGGCTGGAACGCGCGCTGGACCCATCGAGGAAGCAGGAGCCACGTTTCGCCTGCGTACTCGGTCTGTCGAATGGCGGCGCGATTCGATTGACCGGTGAGTTTGGAAAAGATGGCTCTGTCGTGGGCGATCTCATTCAGGAAATTGAACCGGGCGTGTCCGTTGCCGGGACACCGGGGCCGGGTTTAAAGGCTGTTTTTCAGCCCATCATCTCCCTTTCGACGGGGAATATTGCAGGCTTTGAAGCCCTGGCCCGCTGGGACGGGGAAGCACCACAGCTTCATACGGGGCACACGGGAATCGGTGATGCCGCGCTTGCGCCAAACATGTTGATCCGAGCGAGCGAAGCCTTGTCGATGTGGCGCAAGGACGGGTTTGGCGATGATCTTTTCGTCAATGTGAATCTCACGGGACGCGATCTGGCGCGCGACGATCTGGCTGGTTTAGTGGATGCGCTCGTGACCGGTCACGGGTTTTCGGCGGGTCAATTGCGGATCGAGATAACCGAGCAGGCGGCCCTTCGCGATGCCGCTGAGGCCGTGCGGGTCGCCGACGCGCTCAAAAAGGCAGGCGCGGGTGTAATTCTGGATGATTTCGGATCCGGGCATTCTTCATTCTCATGGCTGGCAGCCTTGCCGGCGGACGGGCTGAAGATCGATCCCGAACTCACGCGTCAGATTGGTAATCCGAAAGTCGATACGATTCTGGAAACCGTCACTTTGCTCGCGTCCAAACTTGGTATGAGCGCGACGGCCGAAGGGATTGAAGATCTGGGGCAGATCAGTGTTCTGAAGCATCTGGGTTTCGACTTCGCACAGGGCTTCGCCTTCTCGAAGCCGCTCAGCTCGGACGACGCACTTTCATTGCTGGCAAGCTAG
- a CDS encoding YqgE/AlgH family protein, with protein MTEDLTGKLLIAMPGIGDPRFSRSLVLVCAHQPDYAMGIVLNKPIDDLTLPQLLSQLDIDQQIRVPERAVLNGGPVGTDRGFVVHSGDFHCDGATMDVGQDVCLTATRDVLEAIASEDAPRESVMALGYSGWGAGQLETEIAENSWIIGDAAPDIVYGDEHSLKWGYALDLLGIDPARLHSAGGSA; from the coding sequence ATGACCGAGGATCTGACTGGAAAACTGCTCATTGCGATGCCAGGCATTGGCGACCCCCGATTTTCGCGCTCGCTCGTCCTCGTCTGCGCCCATCAACCCGACTATGCGATGGGAATTGTCCTCAACAAGCCGATCGACGACCTCACCCTGCCTCAGCTATTGTCGCAGCTGGACATTGACCAGCAAATCAGAGTGCCTGAACGCGCGGTTCTCAATGGCGGCCCGGTCGGCACTGATAGGGGTTTTGTGGTTCACTCAGGTGATTTCCACTGCGATGGAGCAACGATGGATGTCGGACAAGACGTGTGCCTCACGGCAACGCGAGACGTTCTGGAGGCCATCGCCTCGGAGGATGCGCCGCGCGAATCAGTGATGGCACTTGGATATTCCGGATGGGGCGCCGGGCAACTCGAAACCGAGATTGCAGAAAATTCCTGGATCATCGGCGATGCGGCGCCGGATATCGTCTATGGAGACGAGCACTCGCTGAAATGGGGATACGCGCTCGATCTGCTCGGCATCGACCCGGCCCGTCTGCATTCAGCTGGCGGATCCGCCTGA
- a CDS encoding peroxiredoxin, whose product MTIKVGDKLPDAVLMEMTGNGPEPRKTADIFGGKTVALFAVPGAFTPTCSAKHLPGFVEKSEALHGKGVDDIVCTSVNDVFVMNAWGESANAGEKVRMMADGNGDFTKALGLEMDASGFGMGERSQRYSMLVKDGVVEQLNVEDGGEFKVSSADYLLGQI is encoded by the coding sequence ATGACAATCAAAGTTGGCGACAAGCTACCCGACGCCGTCCTCATGGAAATGACGGGGAACGGGCCCGAACCTCGCAAGACTGCCGATATTTTCGGGGGTAAAACCGTCGCTCTGTTCGCGGTTCCAGGCGCGTTTACGCCGACGTGTTCGGCCAAGCACCTGCCCGGTTTCGTCGAGAAATCCGAAGCCCTTCACGGCAAAGGTGTGGACGATATTGTTTGCACGTCGGTCAACGACGTTTTTGTCATGAATGCCTGGGGCGAGTCGGCCAATGCTGGCGAGAAGGTTCGCATGATGGCCGATGGCAATGGCGACTTCACAAAGGCACTTGGGCTCGAAATGGACGCCAGCGGCTTTGGTATGGGAGAGCGGTCCCAACGCTATTCCATGCTCGTCAAGGATGGCGTTGTCGAACAATTGAATGTCGAGGACGGCGGCGAGTTCAAGGTCTCCAGCGCGGACTATCTGCTCGGGCAAATTTGA
- a CDS encoding SPFH domain-containing protein has translation MEPSFVVAIILAIAGLVLLTSAVKVVPQGYNFTVENFGRYTKTLNPGLHFIVPFYQRVGRKMNMMESVLDIPTQEVITKDNAMVSCDAVVFIQVIDPVSAAYEVNNLQNAIQNLSLTNIRTVVGSMDLDEVLSNRDEINARLLSVVDAATNPWGVKVTRIEIADLTPPADITEAMARQMKAERLKRAEILTAEGDKQSAILKAEGQKQSQILEAEGRREAAFRDAEAREREAEAEAKATAMVSEAIAKGDVNAINYFLGQQYVTAFEKLATAQNQKTVIIPAEFSSILGTIEGIKGLADSAASSRNNGGTVPSTRRRED, from the coding sequence ATGGAGCCATCATTTGTTGTCGCGATTATCCTCGCGATTGCCGGACTGGTCTTGTTGACGTCTGCGGTGAAGGTTGTCCCACAGGGGTACAACTTCACCGTTGAGAATTTCGGCCGTTATACCAAGACACTAAACCCGGGCCTTCATTTCATCGTACCGTTCTATCAGCGGGTTGGCCGCAAGATGAACATGATGGAAAGCGTGCTTGATATCCCCACGCAGGAAGTGATCACCAAGGACAATGCGATGGTGTCCTGCGATGCTGTTGTGTTCATTCAGGTAATCGACCCGGTTTCGGCGGCTTACGAAGTGAACAATCTTCAGAATGCGATCCAGAATCTGTCGCTGACAAATATTCGTACCGTGGTCGGGTCTATGGATCTCGATGAGGTGCTTTCCAACCGTGATGAGATCAATGCGCGCCTTTTGAGTGTCGTTGACGCGGCGACCAATCCGTGGGGTGTGAAAGTCACGCGCATAGAGATTGCGGACCTGACACCGCCTGCAGACATTACAGAAGCCATGGCTCGCCAGATGAAAGCTGAACGCCTGAAGCGCGCTGAAATTCTGACGGCTGAGGGTGATAAGCAATCGGCGATCCTGAAAGCGGAAGGCCAGAAACAGTCTCAGATCCTTGAGGCCGAGGGCCGCCGGGAAGCCGCCTTCCGCGACGCCGAAGCCCGCGAACGCGAAGCTGAAGCGGAAGCTAAAGCGACCGCCATGGTGTCCGAAGCGATCGCCAAGGGCGACGTCAATGCGATCAATTACTTCCTCGGCCAGCAATACGTGACGGCGTTTGAAAAACTCGCAACGGCCCAAAACCAGAAGACGGTCATCATTCCGGCTGAGTTCAGTTCAATCCTCGGGACAATTGAAGGTATCAAAGGCCTCGCCGACAGCGCCGCATCATCGCGCAATAATGGCGGAACCGTTCCCTCAACAAGGCGCCGGGAGGACTAG
- a CDS encoding NfeD family protein: MEGVNELIWPLTAWHWLAIALLLLCIEMAVGTFDLLWIAIAAGITAIFAAIAPAGLSDWQGQLIFFAVAATGLVILGRTVFAGMRKIVGDHPTLNRRMDRTVGQRGVVIADFSGGVGRVKLGDTEWSAETMDGSSPIAGTGVIVEDTIGNVLRIKPAV; encoded by the coding sequence ATGGAAGGGGTCAATGAGCTCATCTGGCCACTGACGGCCTGGCACTGGCTGGCGATCGCCTTGCTTTTGCTGTGCATCGAAATGGCGGTTGGGACTTTCGATCTTCTGTGGATTGCGATTGCAGCCGGTATCACAGCGATCTTTGCGGCCATTGCGCCGGCGGGGCTGAGTGACTGGCAAGGCCAACTGATCTTCTTTGCTGTCGCGGCGACGGGGCTTGTGATCCTTGGACGCACTGTGTTTGCTGGTATGCGCAAGATCGTCGGTGATCATCCGACGCTGAACAGGCGAATGGACCGAACCGTGGGGCAGCGAGGCGTTGTTATTGCAGACTTTTCTGGCGGTGTGGGCCGCGTGAAGCTTGGCGATACAGAGTGGTCAGCAGAGACCATGGACGGCTCCAGCCCGATTGCAGGCACCGGTGTGATTGTCGAGGATACGATTGGAAACGTCCTCCGGATAAAACCGGCGGTCTGA